The Flavobacterium commune genome contains the following window.
CAGTGGCTTCGTGAACTTGTTCTGCTCTTGATGTAGGCGAGAAACTTTTATTGTTTAAAAAAGGGTTTCTAGATTTGAATTCCATAGTACATTACATTTTATGTTAGCCAAATATAAATGATATTTTTCAGGAAATTTGTTTAATTCTTCTTAATTTTTTTATTCTGATTTTGTTGTTTATTTTGACAATAATATAAAAAATCACTAATAAATAAGGCTGAATATTCTCTTAATTCGTACATTTATCTCCCCGGTTTTTTAATGAAATACAATTATAATGTCTCAATTTCTGCTGTTAGACCCCAAAACTGTTTTCCAACTTTATTTTTTAGGAAATTTATTTGTTTGTATTCTGATATTTAGCTACTCGTTTTCTTATGCTACTACCGACAACAGAAAGATTTTAAACTACTATGGTCTTGGCAAGTTATTGTTAACCATAGGTTGGGTTTTTCTTTTTTTAAGAAATACCATTCCTGATTTCCTTTCGATTAATATAGCTAATATGATTGTTTTTTCGGCCTGTTGTTATGAAACAATTGCAATACTTGCTATGTTTAAAACAAAATCAAAGCAGTCGGTTAAAATACAAATAGGGATAACTATTGTGGCAGCAATCGTTTTTAACATCGCAACAGTTTTAGAAAGCACCATTAATACCCGTGTTTTGATTGTTTCTATTGGTTTATTTGCTATTTATTTACGACCAACTATTAGCTATTTTACGGATACAAAACATAATTTCTTCAGAACCTTCTACGGACTATGTTTTTCCGGATTTGAAATTTTATTGGTCATCAGAATCATTTATAATTATTTCAATCCGCAAACGGATTTCTTTGCACAAAGTGTTTTTGATAGCATGTATAATGTCACTTTGTTTTTGCTGTCGTTAACCAGTACCGTTGGTTTTTTATTACTGATAAAAGAAAAACAGGATTTGAAAATCCAGCGACTTTTAAAAGATAAAAATCAGTTTTTTTCTATCATCGCTCATGATTTGCGTGGGCCTTTAGGATCTTCGGTTGGACTTTCGGAAATACTAACCGAAAATATTGGACAGTATAGTCTTGAAGAAATTAAAGAGATTACTGAAATGCTCCATCAATCCAACAAAAACAGTTACAAACTGCTGGAAAATCTATTAGGATGGTCGCAGGTACAAACCGGTATGATTGAGTTTAATCCGAAGAAAATTGCGTTGAATGCTTTAATTGAGGATAATCTGGAACTCAATAAAAATGCAGCATTGAATAAAAATATCCGTCTTATGTTTGATTCGGATGAATTTATCGAAGTCGAAGCCGATAAGAATATGATTGATACCATAGTGCGAAATTTACTGACAAACGCAATTAAGTTTACTGATAAACACGGTCAAATACAGGTGAAAATGAAAAAACAGGCTCAAAATGCTGAGGTTTCTGTTATAGATAGCGGTGTTGGGATTCCTAATAACATCAAAGAAAAATTGTTTAAAATCAATGGGAGAGTTACGCAAAAAGGGACTGAAAACGAAATAGGAACAGGACTGGGTTTGTTACTTTGCAGTGAATTTATAAAAAAACACCAAGGCGAAATTTGGGTAGAAAGTGAAATAGGTAAGGGGAGTACTTTTAAGTTTAGTTTGCCTTTAGCATCGATGAAAAATTAGCTTAGTAAAAAGGCTGTCTCACTTTTTGTGAAACAGCCTTTGTAATGTAATTGAAGAGAATTCAAAAATCTAAAAATGCTATTACAATTTCACCGATTTTTCCTTTCCGTCGTAACTTATAGTTTTATCGAAATTAGTTGTACCAGTCATTCCAGTTCCTTTTCCCTTAGTTGCAAGTATAATATTAAACGTTCTGTTTTTTATCATTCCTTTGAAGTCTCCTTTTCTTTTTCCAACAGTTAATGTTTTAGTTTGCTCATTCCATTTAAAAGTTATTGTAGAATAGGCTCCTTTTTCATAATTGTAATTGTCGTTTTCATCTTCGTATAAAGTGAATTCACCATTAGCTCCGGGATAAACACGAATTTCTAAGTTATCCCATTTTTTCTCCGTAGCATATTGCACTTTTGGACCAAAAGGAATAATACTTCCTGCTTTAATGTACAAAGGAATTTCATCGATAGTTGTTGCTTTTTCAATTTCCTGACCACCATTAATTTTCTCATTTGTCCAGAAATCAAACCATGCTGCTCCTTCTGGCAAATACACTTTTGTCGATTTAGCCTGGGTAAAAGTAACAGCTTGTACTTTAGCTCCGTTAGCATCATTATCTTTATTCCAACCTGTTTCTTCGTTTGATTTTACAATAGTTTCCGGAGTATATTGCGCATTAACAACAGGTGCAACCAATATTGATTTACCAAATAGATACTCATTGTTCATATCTACCACCTTCTTATCATTAAAATCCATCACCAAAGCACGCATCATAGTCGATTGATTATTGGTAATATCCCAAGAAGCAGAATAAATATAGGGCAACAATGAATAACGCAAATCAATTGTTTTAACTATCGCATCATAAATTGTTTCGCCTTTTTTTCCAAAATTATAAATCTCTCTTGGAATATCTGTACCATGCGAACGCATCATAGGAGTGAATGCCCCAAACTGAAGCCAGCGAACATACAATTCCTGAAACGATGGATTCTTAGTTCCGTCGCCCCATCCTCTTTTATAAGCACCTGCGAAAAAACCTCCAATATCCGTATTCCAATACGGAATGGCACTCATAGAAAAGTTTAGACCAGCCGGTATCTGATTGCGTAAGGATTGCCAAGAGGAATTCACATCACCCGACCAGGTATTAGCTCCGTAACGTTGTTGTCCAGCAAAAGCTGAGCGGGTAAGAATAAAAATACGTTTATCAGCACTTGCTGCACGTTGGTGTTCTGAAACTCCTCCTACCGTCATCAATGGAAAAGCGTTGCGTACTTTTCGGAACGAACCAAGGTGCGTTTTTAAATCAAAATCGGAAGGTTTAAAGTCTAGATGATCTGGTTCGGACGAATCCATCCACCATCCGTCAATTCCCAACGAGAAAAGACCTTTGTTTAAATACTTCCAATATATATCACGAGCTCCTGGATTGTATGGATCATAAGGCTGAACACCTGATGGATAGTCACGGTTTGGCGGCCAGGTTTCTAATCCTGATTGTGGCCAGGTACCAAAATTTAAAAGCATACCCTTTGGTTGCATTTCTCGAAATTGCTTAGTTTGTGGTCCAAATGAATTCCAAATAGAAATAATTAGGTGTGCATTCATGTTGTGAATATCATCCACCATTTTCTTTGGTTGTGGGAATTCAGGATTTAGAAAATCCATCGCATTCCACAAATAATTATTTCCCCAATATTGCCAATCCTGAATAATTCCATCAAGCGGAACACCCAATTCACGGTATTTACTCACTACGCCTACCAGTTCATCTTGGCTTTTGTAGCGTTCTTTACTTTGCCAATAACCAAATGTCCATAATGGAAACATCGGAGCTTGTCCGGTAAGCTCTCGCATACCTGCAATCGAACCATCAATGTTTCCACCAACCATAAAATAATAATCAATACAATCGCCAACTTCTGATTTGAATGAAGCACTTTCTGGCTTATCTTCAAAAGTAGTAGGCGAATAATTATCCCAGAACAATCCGTAGCCTTTTGTAGAAACCAGGAAAGGTACATAATCATCAACATTGCCTTGTACCATGTTGATTTTTGCATTACGCAGTGATAATTTACCTCGCTGTTGTTGACCCAGACCATAAATAGCCTCGTCTTTATCTAACACAAATAATTGATTGATACTATAGGTTTTAGATCCTGCATCATCAAAATCAGTAAATTTTGATCCTGATGCTGCCTCATTTAAAAGTGCTCCTCCAGCAATTGTGTAATATGCTATTTTACCCGATTTTAAATCAACATCCACTTTCAGTTTTTCGCTTTTTAACGAAACCACATCTCCTTTTTGTTGAATTGTGAATTTTGTTTGCTGTGGTTTTTTGGTAACGGATAGACTTTCTTTTTTGAAAGCAACTCCTTCAGGTGATTTTAAAATACGAACAATACCTGGACTGTAAAACTGAACCTCAACATCCATATACTGAAGTTTGGTTTTTAGCCCTAAAGCCGTTTTTTGATAATTTTGAGCTGCTAATGACGAAAAAGAAAACAGCGCAAGCAACAAAATGTACTGGCGGTTTCTACTCAGAAATGCATTTTTCATTTGGTTTATTTTAAGTTAATCAATATCAACCAAAGCTATTTATATTCATTTAAAGAAAGTGGTACGATATGTTGTTTTCATTGGTACATTTCGTTGTTTATTCTTTTACAACAACTCATTATCAGTACTTTTAACGTTTTGAACATACTTTGACGGACTGACTCCAAAAGCTTCTTTAAAATATTTGCTGAAATATTTCTGCGTATTGAAACCTACTTTTTCGGCTACTTCAGCTACTGGATATTGTCCCTGAATTAAAAGTTGAGCAGCGCGTTTTAATCGAATGGAACGAATAAATTCCGAAGGTGCCAGTCCTGTTATAGAGTGCATTTTTTTATACAAAACCGTTCGATCCATTCCCAAATCCTGACTAAATTGCTGAACGGAATAATCTGGATTATCCATGTTTTTTTCCATGCAGTCAAGTGCCTTTTCAATCAGCTGTTCGTCAATTGAGGTAATCGTAATCTCTTTTGGATTCACTTCTAATTTTTTCGAAAATGCCGATTGCCGTTGGTTTTTCTGTGCAATCAATTTCTCTATTCGAAGTAATAATATTTTCAGATTAAACGGCTTAGCCAAATATTCATCAGCTCCCGATTGATAGCCCGTCATTTTAAGTTCTTCGGATGTGCGTGCGGTCAATAATATCACAGGAATATGCGAAGTTTGTACGTTTGATTTTATGCGTTTGCACAATTCGAATCCATCAACTTTGGGCATCATCACATCGCTTATGATTAAATCGGGAGATTTTGACAAAGCCAAAACTTCTCCTTCTTCGCCATCAGCAGCTTCAAAAACTTCATATTGATGAGACAATTCGGTTACCAGAAAACGTCTTAAATCATCATTGTCTTCCACTACTAAAAGAGTCTCTTTCTTTGATGTTGTTTCAATATTCTGATTATCGATTGTATCTTCAGGAACAGCAACAAGAATTTCAGAATCTAATTTTTGAGGAACAAGATTTGTTGGAATTCTAACCGAAAATATCGTTTTTATATTCGGTTCACTTTCCACCATTACATCTCCAGAATGTAATTCAACATATTCTTTTACCAGATGCAATCCAATTCCGCTTCCGCCCTGAGTTGTCGAAGCCTGATAAAAACGGTTGAATACATTAGGCGCATCATTTTCCGAAATTCCTAAACCTGAATCAACAACTTCCAGTTGTATAACATCCGAATTTTGACTTTCTTTTGGTTTCGAAATTCGCACGGTAATTGTTCCTCCTGCTGGAGTAAACTTGAAAGCATTCGACAACAAATTATTAATTACTTTATATAATTTATCATTATCAAAATACAGGAACAACTCTGGCTTTTCGGATTGTATCGAAAAATCAATCTGTTTTTCCTGTGCCAGTTTGCCAAATAAATCTTCAAATTGCATTACAAAATCTATCAAATCGCCAAAAGTAAGATTCAGTTTTTCACCCGAAATTTCCAATCGTCTAAAATCCAATAACTGATTGACCAAATGTTGCAAATTTAATGCATGACGGTGCACTAATTGAATTCTGGATTCGATTGCAGTTCCTTTTATTTCTTTCAAAATGGATTCCAGCGGAGTAATAATCAACGTAAGCGGGGTGCGGAATTCATGGCTGACATTGGTAAAAAAACTAAATTTCATTTCATTCAGTTTTTCTTCATTCTTACGTATTAATTGCTGATTGGTCCATTTTTTATAATAAGATAATGAAAAATAAAGCAACAACGAGAGGAGTACCAAATACAAAACATAAGCAACTGGCGTTTTCCAAAAAGGTGGATTTACAACAATTTTGATTTCGGCATACTCTTTCGACCATTCTCTACTATTGCTTGCCGCCTTCACTTTCAGCACATAAGTTCCTGGAGCCAAATTAGTATACGAAGCATTTCCAGTTCCATTTTGCGCCACTATTTCACGCCAATTATCATCCACACCTTCCAGACGATAGCGGTAATAGGTTTGCGTAGGATTGACATAATTCAATGCCGAAAAATCAACACTTATAAAATTCTGATTGTAATTTAACGCAATACTTTTAGTTGTAGCAATTGCATTTTTCAATATGATATTACCATCATAAGATTCACCCGATTTAACTTTTGTTCCAAAAAGCATTAAACCAGTAAACAATGGTTTTTGCAATTGTTTAAACGACCAAGGTTTTTGTAAATCGATGCTGTTAAAACCATTAACACCGCCCATTAACAGCTGTCCATTATTCGATGCAAAAGTAGCGGAAGCTGTAAATTCATTCTCAATCACTCCATCGTAATGGTTGAAATTGGCAATCGAAAAACGAAGCTTTTTTTCCTTAGTATCTACTGCAATACGGGAAACACCTCCCGCGGTGGTAACCCATATTAGTCCTTGCTTGTCTTCTACAATTCCTTTAATGCTATTATTCACCAAGCCATCATCGGTAAAAAGCGTATGCAATTCGGATTTTGATGGCTGCCAAACACTTAACCCATCCTGAGTGCCAATCCATACAATTCCACGACTGTCCTTGAAAATAGCTGTATAATTTTGGTTTTCGTTTTTCAGCAATTTTTTCAGCGGTTGGCTGATTTTATTCTTTTTATAATTATAAACAAACAATTCAGCGTTGCTTCTTCCCAAAAAAGATTGGGTATCAAAAGCAATCAATTGAGAAACTGAACCTAAGGATTCTCCATTCAACACCAATTTCAACGGCTGAAACACTCCATTCGCAGAATTAAAAACAGCTAATCCATCTGATGTTGCGACTAAAAATTCTCCATCTGGTTTTTCCACAATGGAACGACAATTTCCACCGAGAGGATCAATATGTTTAAGCTGATTGTTTTGCAAACAATACACTCCTTTATTTCGTGTACAAATCCAAATCCGATTTTGGGAATCTTTTGTCATCGAAAAACAATCTACATCGGCTGGCAATCCAGTAAAAATGGAAAGTTTCGAAGTTTCCGGAGAATAACTGTACAGTCCATTTTTTGTTCCAACCAAAATCGTATTTTGTGTCGTTTGCTCAAAACAACTTACATCAATATCTTTTAATTGTGTTCCAAAAAACGTTTTCCCAACATTCTTAAATTTGAATCGGTCAGGATGGTAATACAACAATCCATGATTGAATGTCCCAATCCAGAGTCCGCCTTGTGAATCGTTATAAAGTGTACTCGCTTCGGTATTTACTGCGGTTCCATCAACCAATTTAAACGATGGAATAAAATGTTTTTCTTTCAGATTTTTGTCAATAAACCACAATCCGATAGCGCAACTCACCCATAAATTGCCTTTTTTATCGACAGAAATGGTATTGAGCCAATAGTCAGTTTGAAGTATTTTTGTATGCGTCCGTTTTTTAATATCATAAGCCAACATGACACTCCCTCCTCCATTCCGTATTTGATACAATGAATTCTCCGACTGAACAACCATCAGCGTGTTGCCATATTTCGTTGGATTTTCATTCGACAAAGAATTGGTTTTATACAACTCTTTAGCCGTCTTCAAATCATAACAAACTATCAATCCATGTCTATAGAACAGAAAAAGTTGTTGCTTAATAACAGCTATATCATAAAGTTGGTCTTTTGTCCCATTGGGAGTCGAAACGTTTTTGAGAAAAATTGAAGTCTTTCCGTTTTTGGCATTTCGAAATAACAACTTATCGGAAGATGTGAGCACCCAATAATTCTGAGAAGCATCCAGAAAAAAGTCAGCAATGGGTTCCCGAATTCCCATTTTCAATAAAATACTATCAGGTTTCGACACAAAACGTTCCTGTTTTATATCAATACCCATCAGCTTTGCTTTGTCTTTTATCCAGACATATTCTTTGTCCACATAGCCATGGTGAAATCCTGAATAGCCCGTTAATCGGGAAATGTTGTTGCCTTTTAGATGTAAATATTTAAAAGAAGTTCCGTCATAAATATTGGTTACACCTTCGGTGGTAATTACCATTCGACCATCTTGAAGTTGCAAAATGGTACGCACTCTATTTTCAGAAAGTCCGTTTTTAGAATCGATAGCTGTAAATACGAAAGACTGCTGCGCATTTAGAGATACACAGCAAAACAAAAACAACCCCAGTAAAATATAACGACGAAAATTACTATTCATAATTGTTATTGGAATTCACAATAACGAAACTACAAAAAAAACCGTCTCGCTTTTTTTAAAACGAGACGGTTTTATAGTTGTACAGTTTCAAAATCAATTCTTTTGAAGCATTTTCAAATCAACAACTGTTCTAAAACCCACATGGTTTGAACTGGAACCTTCAGCCATTCCCATTCGGGCAGAAATTCTGAAACTGGAACAATAGGATTCGTTACACAAAAAAGAACCTCCTTTTATTATTCGCTCATTTTCATATTGATTGCTTGGATTCCATGCTTCAGTAGCCCCCTGAGGATTTCTGGTAGTTTCCCCTTTCGAAAATAACTCCTGATAGTAATTTACATTGTACCAATCCTGAGTGTATTCCCAAACATTTCCGGCAATATCATAAATTCCTAATGAATTTGGAGTAAATGATTTCACCGCAGCCAAAGCTGAATAGCCATCACTTTTAGCGTTGTAATTTGGGAAATCTCCCTGCCAGGTATTGGCCTTTTTATCCATTTTTGATTGATCATCGCCCCAACTGTAAACAGGATTTTTTAAATTTCCCATAGCTGCTAATTCCCATTCGGCTTCTGTAGGCAATCTGCGTTTCGCCCATTTGCAATAAGCCTGAGCATCTTCAAAAGAAATATGAACCACTGGATGATTATCTTTTCCTATGATATTGGAATTTTTCCCTTCTGGATGTCTCCAATTAGCTCCTGTTTGCCATTTCCACCACTGACGAAAATCAGTATAATTAGTCACATTTTTTACCTCATCATTAAAAACCAAAGAACCGGGCTGCAATATAGAATCGGCTGGTTTTGGTGTTCCTTCGGGCAAGGATTTTTTAAATTCTTCCCAGTTAATTGGTCTTTCGGCAGTGGTTACATAATGAGTTTCAGCTACAAATTTTTTAAAACAGGCATTCGTAACTTCGGAGATATCCATAAAAAAACCATCAACAGCAACACTATGTGCCGGTTTTTCATGTTCGAGTGCTAATCGATCGTTTTCTTTTGCTCCTTGTGTAAATGTATTTCCCGAAACCCACACCATATTGGGCGGAGTTACAACATTTTCGGGCTGATCTTTGATAACTTGCTCTTTGTTATTGCAAGCAAAAATGGCAACCAACAAAATTCCAAAAATCAACTTATTAATCTTCATATCAATTGTAATTTATCTTAAAGCAAAAAATACTTATACCATCCTAAAATTTAGGACTAGACAAAACTACTATTTTTTTAATGACTATCCGTCTCATATACCAATGATTGAGAATGGCACACAGATGAAACTGATTTTAACGGATTATCGCAGATTGTGATTTACAAATAGCAATGAAAAATCCGTTTTTATCTGTTCAATCAGTGTCACCTGCCTGTCGGCAGACAGGTCTGCGGCCTGTTTTTAGTCTAGTCCGCTTAGCGGACAATCATGTTTTTTTTATTCCAATTCCAGTAACAAAACCGATTGTGCTTCAATCGTAAATTCATAGTTTAAATCTACCGCTTTTCCAGACAAAACATCTTTACCTAATTTGAAATCTTTTATATTTTCCTGAAAACGTTTTGGATTGACGGCACTTGAAGTCAAATTATTATTTACAACAACCATAACCGTTTTACTATCGGTATATCTAAAATAAACATAGACATTGTTTTCCGGGATATAATGCGTCATTTTCCCAAAATGTACCGCTTCATTCGTTTTGCGCCATTGGAATAATTTTGATGTAAAATCAAAAAATTGTTGCTGTTCAGCTGTTCTTCCTTTTTGAGTAAAAGCGTTATTACTGTCGCCATTCCAACCTCCGGGAAAATCCAGACGAATAGCTCCATCGCCTTCATTTTTATTTCCTGCCATAGCAATTTCGGAACCATAATACAACTGTGGAATTCCACGGACAGTAGCAATCAGAGCCATTGCCATTTGGTATTTTTTGAAATCTTTTTTATAGATTTCGTTAAAACGTTGGGTATCATGATTTTCGACAAAAGTCAAGATATTGTTTGGATTGGGGTACAGAAAATCATTGGTAAAATTATCATAGATTCGCATAAGTCCTTTGTCCCAATCCGCCTGATTTTCGTTGAAAGCTACAGATGTTGCATTGTGTAAAGTAAAATCCATTACACTTGGCAAATAGGAATTGTAGTTTTGAATAGCGCCCAGTTTACTGTCTTTTTGCCAATACGCCATTTGTGCCTGATCGTGCATCCAGACTTCGCCCACAATATTAAAATTAGGGTATTCGTCAGTGATGGCTTTGGTCCATTTTGAAATTCCAATTTTATCATTATACGAATAGGTATCTACCCGGAATCCATCCAAATCAGCATATTCTATCCACCAAATGGCATTTTGAATCAAATAATTTAGCACTAAAGGATTCGACTGGTTCAAGTCGGGCATTGATTTTACAAACCAGCCGTCCATACACATTTTTGCATCAATTTTGGAAGCATTGGTGTCAAATTGCGTCGCCATACGATAATTGGTTTGGGCATAACCCGGAAATTGATGAATCCAATCGTAAGTTGGCAAATCATTTAGCATCCAATGTTTTGCTCCCCAATGATTCGTCACATAATCCATGATGAGTTTCATGTCTCTTTTGTGCAATTCGGCAGTCAATTTCAGGTAATCCTCATTGGTTCCATAACGCGGATCTATTTTATAAACATCCGATTGTCCGTATCCATGATAGGAACCCTGGGGGTCATTGTCTTCGCAAAGTGGTGTTGGCCAAAGTGCCGTTGCACCCAATTCCTGAATATAATCCAAATTTTGAATTATTCCTTCGATATCGCCTCCATGTCTTCCGCTCGGATTGTTTCGATTTGCTGTTTCGGCTAGTGATTTTTGGCTGTCGTTTTTCGGATTTCCATTGGCAAAACGATCGGGCATTATCAGGTAAATCATGTCCGAAGCATCGTAACTTTTGCGTGAAGCGGAATTTTCCTTACGCTGTTTTAAGGTGTATTTCTTAGTAAAGATTACTTTTTTATTTTTCGAAAATGAAAAAACAATTTCCTGTGCAGCAATTCCTTTGGTATCAATGGTTATAAAAAGATAATTAGGATTTTCTGTTTTTTGGATGGATTTAATAGAAATTCCATTGGAAACAGTTACTTCATTTTCAGCAATGTTTTTGCCATAAAATAAAATCTGCAGTTCGGGATTGTGCATTCCGGCATACCAAAACGGAGGCTCTACTCTTTGTATTTGAGCAATAGTGTTTAATGAAAACAAAAGCAATAACAGCGTGACTGCTTTTACTATTTTCGATTTTTTATTATATCCTTTAAGATTCATATTTGCAGTGATTAATTAGTTTTAAAACTCCAAACCTGACCTATAGTCTCCCCTCCTTTATTATCCTTAACGACTACTTTCCAGTAATAACTGGTAGCCGCCTGCAACGTTGTACTTGTCCATGAAGTAGTCGAAATATTAGTTGCTACTTTTGTAGTGGGTGTGGATGTTGTTCCAAAATAAACATCATAAACCAGCACGTCACTAGTATCGACATCGGATGCAGTCCATTTAAGAGTTGCAGTAGTTGTGTTTACAAAAGAACTGAGTTCCGGTTGCACAATCTGCGGTAAAAATGGCGTATGATTAGCTACGGCATCAGCCTCGGTATAAAAACTATAGGTAGCCGAATAATTACTCGAGGCATTTTTACTATCTGTTGCTTTTACTCTCCAATAATAAGCAACTCCTTTATTCAATGTAAAGGATTGATAGGTTGAAGAACCTTCGGTCGTTTTTACAATTTGTGCAAACTGATTATCGGTGGCAATTTGAATTTGATAAGTAAGCGGATTTTTTTCGGCATCTGTTGATAGATTCCATTCGAAACTTACTGCATTATTAATACACAATTGATTATTAGCCGGTAAAGTCAATGTAGGCACAGTAGGTGCTGTATTTGTAACTTCTTCATCAGATGAAGAATCACCTCCACCACATGAAAACAACATGTATGAAGCTATTAGAAGGATATAAATATTCTTTTTCATGTTATTCTTTTATAATAGTTATACTTACAGGATTTTCCAGCTCAACTTTAGCGAAATACACTGCCGAAGCCAATTTCCCTAAATTCATTTGCACCATTTGATTTACAATTGGATAAGTGGTATTAGAAATTAATTGCCCTCCTATAGAATACAAAGCAATGTTGACTTCTTTTTTAGAAGTAGGAACTGCAATAGTTAAAATATCCTGAACTGGATTAGGATAAGCCATAACATTGCCCAAGTTATCGGCAATGTTTTGCATATACACCCCTTCGCAAGGAACTGCTGTTTTTACTTCTAAAACATCTCCTTTTTGAACCTCAACCGAAAAAGCAGTTTCATTTGTTTCAAATTGAGTAACGCCATTCACCACCACTTGATAAGGTGCTGTTCCCTCGGCGATTTCAATTGCCAATTTGTTCGAAGAAAGTGTCGATTTTCCAACCAAAGTTCCACCTGCATTGATAGTGATTGAAAAACATTGTTCGAAAGTTTTACCTGTAATGCTTACGCAAATAGGATAAGTTCCTGGAGCCAAATTGGAAACCGTCAAACTATTATTTACAAAATTGTAATTCGTTCCATTGATATTGGCAACATAATTATACGATTGAAGTGCTGTAATACTAATTTGCCCATTTTTTTTATTGGCACAAGTTTCTGATTTAGCCTCAACCGTAAAATTATCCGAAGGCAAAGCAAAAGGAACATTGGCTGCAAATGCGGGTTTGTTCCCGTAAATTCGATATTGACCAGCCGGAATGGCAATTGGGTCATTGACATTAGTTACATTCCACACCGAATTATCCATCAAATTGTACCATTCGCCCGTATAAGGAAATCCAGTTGCAACATTTTGGGTATTCACATCAAAATTGCCCAAAATCACCACATCTTTCAAAGTATTAGCAGGTAATGAAGCATCTGAAATTTTGATGTTTTTAGTTAAGGAACTA
Protein-coding sequences here:
- a CDS encoding sensor histidine kinase, with protein sequence MSQFLLLDPKTVFQLYFLGNLFVCILIFSYSFSYATTDNRKILNYYGLGKLLLTIGWVFLFLRNTIPDFLSINIANMIVFSACCYETIAILAMFKTKSKQSVKIQIGITIVAAIVFNIATVLESTINTRVLIVSIGLFAIYLRPTISYFTDTKHNFFRTFYGLCFSGFEILLVIRIIYNYFNPQTDFFAQSVFDSMYNVTLFLLSLTSTVGFLLLIKEKQDLKIQRLLKDKNQFFSIIAHDLRGPLGSSVGLSEILTENIGQYSLEEIKEITEMLHQSNKNSYKLLENLLGWSQVQTGMIEFNPKKIALNALIEDNLELNKNAALNKNIRLMFDSDEFIEVEADKNMIDTIVRNLLTNAIKFTDKHGQIQVKMKKQAQNAEVSVIDSGVGIPNNIKEKLFKINGRVTQKGTENEIGTGLGLLLCSEFIKKHQGEIWVESEIGKGSTFKFSLPLASMKN
- a CDS encoding glycoside hydrolase family 31 protein, which codes for MKNAFLSRNRQYILLLALFSFSSLAAQNYQKTALGLKTKLQYMDVEVQFYSPGIVRILKSPEGVAFKKESLSVTKKPQQTKFTIQQKGDVVSLKSEKLKVDVDLKSGKIAYYTIAGGALLNEAASGSKFTDFDDAGSKTYSINQLFVLDKDEAIYGLGQQQRGKLSLRNAKINMVQGNVDDYVPFLVSTKGYGLFWDNYSPTTFEDKPESASFKSEVGDCIDYYFMVGGNIDGSIAGMRELTGQAPMFPLWTFGYWQSKERYKSQDELVGVVSKYRELGVPLDGIIQDWQYWGNNYLWNAMDFLNPEFPQPKKMVDDIHNMNAHLIISIWNSFGPQTKQFREMQPKGMLLNFGTWPQSGLETWPPNRDYPSGVQPYDPYNPGARDIYWKYLNKGLFSLGIDGWWMDSSEPDHLDFKPSDFDLKTHLGSFRKVRNAFPLMTVGGVSEHQRAASADKRIFILTRSAFAGQQRYGANTWSGDVNSSWQSLRNQIPAGLNFSMSAIPYWNTDIGGFFAGAYKRGWGDGTKNPSFQELYVRWLQFGAFTPMMRSHGTDIPREIYNFGKKGETIYDAIVKTIDLRYSLLPYIYSASWDITNNQSTMMRALVMDFNDKKVVDMNNEYLFGKSILVAPVVNAQYTPETIVKSNEETGWNKDNDANGAKVQAVTFTQAKSTKVYLPEGAAWFDFWTNEKINGGQEIEKATTIDEIPLYIKAGSIIPFGPKVQYATEKKWDNLEIRVYPGANGEFTLYEDENDNYNYEKGAYSTITFKWNEQTKTLTVGKRKGDFKGMIKNRTFNIILATKGKGTGMTGTTNFDKTISYDGKEKSVKL
- a CDS encoding ATP-binding protein: MNSNFRRYILLGLFLFCCVSLNAQQSFVFTAIDSKNGLSENRVRTILQLQDGRMVITTEGVTNIYDGTSFKYLHLKGNNISRLTGYSGFHHGYVDKEYVWIKDKAKLMGIDIKQERFVSKPDSILLKMGIREPIADFFLDASQNYWVLTSSDKLLFRNAKNGKTSIFLKNVSTPNGTKDQLYDIAVIKQQLFLFYRHGLIVCYDLKTAKELYKTNSLSNENPTKYGNTLMVVQSENSLYQIRNGGGSVMLAYDIKKRTHTKILQTDYWLNTISVDKKGNLWVSCAIGLWFIDKNLKEKHFIPSFKLVDGTAVNTEASTLYNDSQGGLWIGTFNHGLLYYHPDRFKFKNVGKTFFGTQLKDIDVSCFEQTTQNTILVGTKNGLYSYSPETSKLSIFTGLPADVDCFSMTKDSQNRIWICTRNKGVYCLQNNQLKHIDPLGGNCRSIVEKPDGEFLVATSDGLAVFNSANGVFQPLKLVLNGESLGSVSQLIAFDTQSFLGRSNAELFVYNYKKNKISQPLKKLLKNENQNYTAIFKDSRGIVWIGTQDGLSVWQPSKSELHTLFTDDGLVNNSIKGIVEDKQGLIWVTTAGGVSRIAVDTKEKKLRFSIANFNHYDGVIENEFTASATFASNNGQLLMGGVNGFNSIDLQKPWSFKQLQKPLFTGLMLFGTKVKSGESYDGNIILKNAIATTKSIALNYNQNFISVDFSALNYVNPTQTYYRYRLEGVDDNWREIVAQNGTGNASYTNLAPGTYVLKVKAASNSREWSKEYAEIKIVVNPPFWKTPVAYVLYLVLLSLLLYFSLSYYKKWTNQQLIRKNEEKLNEMKFSFFTNVSHEFRTPLTLIITPLESILKEIKGTAIESRIQLVHRHALNLQHLVNQLLDFRRLEISGEKLNLTFGDLIDFVMQFEDLFGKLAQEKQIDFSIQSEKPELFLYFDNDKLYKVINNLLSNAFKFTPAGGTITVRISKPKESQNSDVIQLEVVDSGLGISENDAPNVFNRFYQASTTQGGSGIGLHLVKEYVELHSGDVMVESEPNIKTIFSVRIPTNLVPQKLDSEILVAVPEDTIDNQNIETTSKKETLLVVEDNDDLRRFLVTELSHQYEVFEAADGEEGEVLALSKSPDLIISDVMMPKVDGFELCKRIKSNVQTSHIPVILLTARTSEELKMTGYQSGADEYLAKPFNLKILLLRIEKLIAQKNQRQSAFSKKLEVNPKEITITSIDEQLIEKALDCMEKNMDNPDYSVQQFSQDLGMDRTVLYKKMHSITGLAPSEFIRSIRLKRAAQLLIQGQYPVAEVAEKVGFNTQKYFSKYFKEAFGVSPSKYVQNVKSTDNELL